Within the Prevotella scopos JCM 17725 genome, the region TTCTGTTCATAGCAACGCCCATTCTCAACGAAGTTTCCAACCTCAGAATGACCATATTTAATCTTTCCACCACATTCAGCAATCAACTGCATACAGCGCATACGGAAGTCATTACCTTTAGAGAAAGGAGAACTCTCGTGATAACCATGCTGGTCGGCAGCTGGGAAGACTACCTCATCTTCACGGATAACGTAATATTCCAATTCGCCCATAGCCTGGAACTCCATGTCTGTTACCTTCTTAAAAGCATCCATAGCTTTGCGGAGTGTATATTCTGGCGATGAAGCTAGCGGATTTCCATCTCGGTCATAGAATGAACAAAGCATGCAGAGTGTAGGAATCTCTGAGAATGGGTCAACAAATGCCGTAGAGAAACGTGGCATGACATAGAGATCACTACTTCCAGCAGCGATAAAGTTGAAGAGTGAAGAACCGTCAACACGCTCGCCACTTGTAAGGATAGTCTCCAAGTATTCAGGAGTGTGGAGCATGAAGTTCAATGTCTTCAAACGTCCATCACCAGCAGGATACATAAAGTTTACCATTTTGATGTTCAAGTCGCTTACTATCTGCTTGATATCATCTTTTGTAAACTCGTGTGAATCTTTGCCTAAGTGTGATTCTAGCCTGTTGGCAGAATGCTTAAAAAGGTTATTCTCCATTGTTTGATTTTTTAAAGTTAGTATTCGATTATGATGACAAAAATACATATTATTTTTTTTATTCGCAATTATTTTATGTATTATTTTTCTTCGATTCTTCATTAGTAAATAACCCATAATTATCGTTTTGTACATCTCTCTCTTATATTCAGTACTTGTTGTTACCTTTTCTTTGTATTTTTGCAACGTTGTATGAATAAAATGAAAATCTTATGACAAAGAAGAAAACAATAAAACTATCAGAAGGTCGTGTTATCAATAAAGCCACTTTAGGTGATTTTTCAATTGTGATTGGGATTATTGAACAAGGTAAATCAAAAATGATAAAATCAGGTAACCTTAATCAATGGTCAGTTAATTATCCTGCTTTAGACACAGTAAAGTGTGATATCCTGTTGGGTGATTGTTATTTACTTTTTGAGGATGATAAGCCGATTGCAACATTTGTTTTTAAATCTGGACCAGAGCCTACTTATCTGCGTATTGATAATGGGCGTTGGCTAGATAATCAATCTTATTATGTCATTCATCGTGTAGCTTCTGTGGAAGGAGTGCATGGCGTTATGTCCGATATCATCGCTTATTGCTCATCTTTCACGTCCTCTATTCGAATAGATACTCATGCAGACAATCGTCCAATGTTGGCTGCTTTAGCTCGTTTGGACTTTAGTTATTGTGGTATTATTTACCTTGAAAATGGAACTAGTCGGTTAGCTTATCAACGTGTATTTTAAAGAATGTAATTTCTAATTTTTCTATATGAAACGTGCATCTACGCATTTAATGAGAAAAACGTAAAGCTATTGCGCCTGTATTTATTCCATTGACTCAACTGTGACGTTTTCAAATTCAGACATAAAATTTAGAAGGTAGTTTTTATAACGTTTGCGTTTGAACTTCATTTCCATAGTCACAACGTAATAATAACCAGAAGATGTATCTTTTCGATTCATTTCGTATGAATCAATAATTACTTCTTTCTTACGTAGGTGTTGCAATACAAGCTGAATGTTTTCTTCTTTTGGTGTGCTGAATCTAATGTTGATATTTCGTGTGCCAAAATATTGAAAGAAAAAATAGAGTGCCTCTAGACAAAGAAGAACGAGAACTGTAGTTGCTATGGAAAGCACATACATTCCTGCTCCTGCTGTCATACCAATGGCAGAGGTAACCCATAGACCTGCAGCCGTTGTCAATCCACGTACCACATGCTTCTGAAAGATAATCGTTCCAGCACCAATGAAACCAATACCAGTCACAACCTGCGAGGCGATACGACTGGGGTCGAGTGATACTTGTTCGTAATGTCTGAGTACTCCATCAAAGCCGAATTGGGATAGTATCATAAACAAGCCACTACCTAACGCTACGAGGAAATGTGTTCGGAAACCTGCTTCTTTCGCACGATACTCACGTTCTAAACCAATTGCTCCACCCAACATGGCAGCAACAAATAGTCTCAGTATAAATTCGTATGTCATCATGTTCATTCCTTATTAAATAATTGGTCAATCTATTCGCAAATATACAAAAAACTTTATGTATCTCGCCTTTTTGTACTGAAAAATCTCTTTTTGTGAATAAAAGTTTCAGTTCTTTAGAATTTGCTTTGTATCTTTGTGAGAATAAATATTTAATTTAAGTTATGACAGAGAAAGAAAAACAGAAGAAAGGGATGTTTTATCAAGCAAACGCTCCTGAGGTTCTGAAAGATTTATACCACTGTGAGAACGAATGTTACGAGATAAATCAGATTCCACCTTCTCGCCGCGAAGAGCGTATGGAACGTCTGAGGAAGTTGTTTGGTAAAGCTGGTAACGGAATGTTTATCGTTACTCCCTTCTTTTGTGACTATGGTTATAACATTGAGGTGGGTGAGAATTTCTTTGCTAACACAAATTGTGTCATTCTTGATGAGGCTAAGGTGACATTTGGCGATAATGTTTTTATTGCACCTAATTGCTCTTTCTATACAGCTGGTCATCCACTTGATGTTGAGCAGCGGAATAAGAAGATAGAGTATGCTCTGCCTATTCATGTAGGCAATAATGTGTGGATTGGTGGTAATGTTGTCGTTGTTCCTGGTGTGACGATAGGCGATAATACTACGATAGGTGCTGGTTCTGTCGTTACACATGATATTCCAAGTGGTGTTTTGGCTGCTGGTAATCCTTGTAAAGTAATTCGGAAATTGGAAGAATAGAGAGTTGATTTTTAAGAGTAAGCGTATAAATGATGATGGTATGAAAGAAATTTATAGTATTTCTTTTAATAGGGTTTTATTACTATTATTGCTACTCTTTATGACGATAACATCGGTGGCACAGAATCGTTTTTCTCCTTGTAGTAAGCAGGATTATGAACTCTATGCGCCTGTACTTAAGGAGTTGTATAATCCTCTCGCATCACAACAGTATATTGTTGTAGATGGGGAGTCTGAGAAGTACGCCTTGCAAGTAATCAAGGGTTTGCTCTTCTCAGAACGAACATATATACTTGCTTACAAGGACTTAAAAGGCAATAAGAAAGAAATCACAGATAGTCTTTGTCAAATGAAAATAGCATCATTGTTGCGTTATGCAGTGTTTTCTTCTACAACCTTTGTACGTAAGAAGCTTGGTATTCAACTAAAGACTTGTTTTTTCTTTGACTTGCAAGATGGAGCTGAATACTCTTCACGTAAGGTGGATGTTGGGCGAGGAAGTTTGATTGATATTTTAGAAATATCATGTAATGCTGTGAAGAATAATAAGCCAGCTGTTATTCAACAGCTTATTCCTCAAATTGATTCTTTGACACAACACTTTAAGTCATTTGAATTGGCGGAGAGTTGGAATGTCGCTACGTCAGAGAATGATGCGTATAGTTTCCCATGTACGCAATTATCTACACACTATGGTGGATTTAATATATGTTTCCAACGACCAGAGAAGACGTCAAGTGAACTCAGTAATAAATATGGGAACTTGACACAAAGTGTTGCAAAGTGGTTGTTCCTAAATTCAAATATATTAGACTTCACGAGGAGTGTATATATCAATGTATGTTGTGATAAACCTGATAAGAACAAAAGATTTTCATATAGTTATGAGCATTACTATATAAATGTAACAGAGGATGAACTGACGGAAGAAAACCTGATAGCTCTATTAAAGTTATATTTATTAAGGTAGCTCTATATGGTTTTGGGAAAGCATCTTTGTCTATTAATTAATGTTATAATCTTGATAGCAGTAGAATCAGCTTTTTTTATTAGGTTGAGCTGCCTTTGTTGGATAGTATGTCATCCATGTGCCTGAGAGAGTCGCTGTCAGATGTTGTTAATTGCAGAAAATTGCAAAAGAATGGGTGATTAGTAGTTGTTTTTTTTACAATAAACTAAATAAAACATATGTTTAACATTTTTTACCATTAATGTTGTAGAGTTGACGTTTAAAATGATTTAACTTTGCGTTTGTAAAACCTAAAAGAATTTTTTAACCTAAGTATATTAAAAGCCTATGTACCTAAAAAGAAAAAGGACTACGAGCTTGTTAATGGTGGCTTTGTTCAGTACCAATTTACTGCACGCCAACATTACGTATAAAGCGAATGCAGCTGTTGTTCAACAGCAAGCTGTATGTAAGGGAACAGTTGTCGACAATAATGGAGACCCTGTTGTTGGAGCCTCTGTTTTTGCCGTAAGTAATGGACACAAGAAAGGAAGTGTAACTGATCTTGATGGTAATTTCGAGATAGACGGTATCGCTTCAGGCTCTTCACTTACCATCTCTTATGTTGGTTATAAGACCCAGCAGGTGACCTGGAATGGTAAGGACTTGAAGGTGACACTTCAGGAGAGCAGTGAGATGCTCGACAATGTTGTTGTTGTCGGTTATGGTACTCAGAAGAAAGTTAACCTTACTGGTGCAGTCTCAGTTGTTAATTCTAAGCAGCTTGAGTCTCGTCCAGTAACAAGTGTTGCTCAGGCATTGCAGGGTGAGGTTCCTGGTTTGAACTTCAGCGTTGGCAATTCTGGTGGTTCGCTTAACAGCCGTATGAGCATGAATATTCGTGGTATAGGAACTATTGGTGATGGTTCTAATGCTGCTCCACTCGTACTTATCGATGGTTCAGAAGGTGATCTTTACTCTATTTCTCCAAATGACATTGAGAGTATCTCTGTATTGAAGGATGCTTCTTCAAGTGCTATCTACGGTTCACGTGCAGCCTTCGGTGTAATCCTCGTTACTACAAAGAGCGGTAAGGATTCACGTATGAACGTGTCTTACAATGGTAACGTACGTTTCTCTACAGCAACTCAGATTCCTGAGATGCCTAACTCATATGACTTCGCACGTTATTGGAATGATGCTGCTGCTAATAGTGGTGCTGGTAGTGTTCCATTCAGCCAGGATATGCTTGAAAAAATCAAGAATCATATCAATGGTACTCCAAGACCAGGTGAAGAGGCTACTACAACATGGCAGGGTACTGCTGCTAATGAGCCTTGGAGTATGTATAATGGTTCTTGGGACAATACCAACTGGTTTAAGGAGATGTATAAGTCTGGTGTTCCTTCTACCGAGCATAACGTTTCCCTTAGTGGTGGCGGAAGCAAGGTGAACTACTACCTCAGTGGTGCTGTTCTTAGCCAGCAGGGTTTGATTCGTCATGGTAAGGACAAACTTAAGCGTTACAACTTCTCAGGTAAGATTACTGCTAACTTGAAAGATTGGTTCACAGTTACCTATAATACAAAGTGGGTACGTGAGGACTATAGTCGTCCTTCTTACATGACAGGTCTCTTCTTCCATAACATTGCTCGTCGTTGGCCGACTAACCCAGTTTTCGATCCAAACGGACACTATGTTCATGGTAATGAGATTCTTCAGATGGAGAATGGTGGTCTTGACGCTACACAGAACGATAAGCTCTATCAGCAGTTAGCTCTCGAATTCCGTCCAATCAAGGGTTGGAAGATTCGTTTGGAGGGTAACTACAATACCGTTAACTACCACAATCATTGGGATGTCTTGCCAATCTACTATTATGACCCAGATCAGAATCCAGTAGCTGCTGCATGGAGCGGTGAGTACGCAGCTGGTAAGTCAAACGTAGGCGAGTCTATGTCAAAGAACAACTATTACAATGGTCGTTTCTTTACAGAGTACGCATTCACATTGAACGATAAGCATGACTTTAAGTTCTTGGCTGGTTTGGATATGGAGTCAAACATTTACACTTATCTTAGTGTATCACGTGCAGACTTGATTACTCCAACTGTTCCTACACTTAACAATGCTACTAACAAGGATGTGAAGCCAGGCTTCTCAAATACTCAGTGGGCTACAATGGGTGCTTTTGGTCGTATCAACTACGCATACGATTCACGTTACCTCGCAGAGTTCTCTATCCGTCGTGATGGTTCTTCACGCTTTATCGGCGATAAGACATGGGGTACATTCCCTTCACTCGCATTGGGTTGGAACATTGCTAACGAAAAGTTCTTCAAGCCTTTGACAAAGACTGTTAATACGCTGAAACTCCGTGCAACCTACGGTGCTTTGGGTAATACCAATATTACAGCACTCTATCCTTGGTTCTTGAGCCAGCCGGTAAGTGCATCTGCTTCTTCTTGGCTTGTTAATGGTGAGCGTGTGAACATTTCTAATGCTCCAGGTTTGGTGTCACCTTTCCTTACCTGGGAAAGTGTTCGTTCATGGAATATCGGTCTTGATTTTGGTATGTTCAACAACAGACTGCAGGGTACTTTCGACTACTATGTTCGTACTACAAAGGATATGGTAGGTCCTGCACCTGCTAAGCCTTCTATTTTGGGTGCTGATTTACCAAGAGAGAACAATAGTGATATGCGTTCTAATGGTTGGGACTTGGAGGTTAGATGGCGTGATAGAGTTGGTCAGGTTGGCTATGGTATTAAGCTTGTTCTTTCTGATGACTTCCAGACTATTACTCGATTTTACAACCCGAATCGTCTGCTTTCAAAGTGGTGCGAAGGCAAGCGTATGGGTGACATCTACGGATATCAGGTAGAGGGTATTGCGCAGACAAACGAGCAGATGACTGAGTGGTTGGCTAATAACAAGCCATCATGGGGTTCTGACTGGGCTGCCGGTGACGTTATGTACAAAGACCTCAATGGTGATAAGAAGGTGAACTCTGGTAAGAGCACATACGATGATATGGGTGACTTGACCAAGATTGGTAACTCTTTGCCACGTTATCGTTTCGGTATCACTTTGGATGCTAATTGGAAGGGCTTTGACTTCCTCATCTTTATGCAGGGTGTTGGTAAGCGTGACTTCTGGGATGCTTCTCCTTACAGTGTAGGTGCTAATACTGGTATGTGGCAGGCTGCAGCCTTCAAGGATCACTTAGACTACTGGCGTCCAGAGACTGACACTAACTTAGGTCCTAATACCAATGCTTTTTATCCACGTCCTCTCTTCGGTGCGGGAGGTAAGAATTTCCAGACAAGTGATCGCTACTTGCAGAATGCAGCTTATATGAGAATCAAGAATATTCAGCTTGGTTATACTCTTCCTGCTGCTATTGCAAGCAAGATTGGTGCAAGCCGCATTCGTTTCTACTTCTCTGCTGAGAACCTCGCAACATTTACAAAGATGAACAAGATCTTTGACCCAGAGGCAACTGGCGGTGATTGGGGACCAGGTAAGCTTTACCCACTCCAGAGAACAATTTCTTTCGGTTTAAATCTTAATTTTTAATTCGTAGCAATTATGAAGAATATAATTTCAAATATATTGAAGGGAGGATTGCCTATTCTTTGCTTGGGTATGACGGTTACTTCGTGTAGCGATTTTCTCGATAGACCGCCACTCGACGCAATTTCTCCTGGCTCTTACTACACAACAGCTGATCAGTTAGGTACGTTCCCAATCAACTATTACACATCTATCTTCCCTAACAACAGTGGATGGTGGGCAGGCGTGGCAACATTTGATAATGGGACTGATAATCAGGCTGCAAGAAGTGGAAATACCGGAATGTTTTTACAGGACCAGTGGAAGGTACCTACAGCTGGTGGTATTGGTATGAATGCTATTCGTAATGTCAATAAGTTCATCAATGAGACTGAGGCTAAGATAGCTGCCGGCAAGATAACTGGTTCTTCTGATCTTATCAACCAGTATATGGGTGAGGCTTACTTCATCAGAGCGATGCTCTATTATGATAAGCTCCAGACTTATGGAGACTTTCCTATCTCGCTGACGGAGCTTAACATTGACAACGACCTTGTTGAAGCAAATAAGCGTCAGCCTCGTAACCTTGTTGCACGTCAGATTCTTTCTGATATGGATAAGGCTATTGATAAGTTACAGGTGAATTTTGCAAGTAAGGTGCGTATTAATAAGAATGCTGCTTTGGCTATGAAGTCAAGAATGGCACTCTATGAGGCAACCTTTGAGAAGTATCACAGAGGTACTGGTCGTGTGCCAGGTGATGCTAACTGGCCAGGTAAGAACAAGGAGTGGAACAAGAACTTCACTATTAATCAGGATGATGAGGTTAACTTCTTCCTTGATCAGGCTATTGATGCTGCAAAGAAGGTGTGTGATGCAGTGCCTTTGACAACTCAAAACAACCACGTAATGAACCCAGGTACTGTTGGTAATTTCAATGGTTGGAATCCATACTATGATATGTTTGCAAGTCCAGACTTGTCTAAGTACCCTGAGGTGTTGTTGTGGCGTCAGTTTAATTCAAATTTGACACCATCTCTTGCTCACCTCACTTCTAATAAGCTTCGTGGTGGTGCAGCAACTGGTTGGACACGTGGTCTTGTTGAGTCATTCCTTATGAAGAATGGTTTACCAATCTACGCATCTGGATCAGGCTATCACGGTGATACAACTGTTGACTTGACTAAGACTGATCGCGATGAGCGTCTGCAGCTTTTCGTGTTCGGTGAGTCTAATGACCTTGATATTGATCAGAAGAGTATTGATTTAATTAATAAGCAAAGAGTTAAAGAAGGTAAACCTACCATTACTAAACTTTTATTCGATGCGGCAACTCTTTTTGCAACAGACCAGGCAAGTAGAGACGTAACTGGATATCGTCAGCGTAAGTTCTACAACTATAACCCTGATATGCAGTTAGGTCAGACTTTCTCTGATGTTGATGGTCAGATTATCATTCGCGTTGAGGAAGCTATGCTCAACTACATTGAGGCTTCTTATCTCCGTACTGGTTCATTGGATGCAACAGCAACTGGTTATTGGACTGCTTTGCGTGCACGCGCTGGTATCACTGCTCCAATCTCAACAACTATTGCTGCTACTGATATGACTAAGGAGGCTGATGTAAATCGTCCATCATACGACTGGGCAGCGTTCTCAGCTGGTCAGCCAGTGGATGCAACACTCTATTC harbors:
- a CDS encoding MgtC/SapB family protein — its product is MNMMTYEFILRLFVAAMLGGAIGLEREYRAKEAGFRTHFLVALGSGLFMILSQFGFDGVLRHYEQVSLDPSRIASQVVTGIGFIGAGTIIFQKHVVRGLTTAAGLWVTSAIGMTAGAGMYVLSIATTVLVLLCLEALYFFFQYFGTRNINIRFSTPKEENIQLVLQHLRKKEVIIDSYEMNRKDTSSGYYYVVTMEMKFKRKRYKNYLLNFMSEFENVTVESME
- a CDS encoding sugar O-acetyltransferase — encoded protein: MTEKEKQKKGMFYQANAPEVLKDLYHCENECYEINQIPPSRREERMERLRKLFGKAGNGMFIVTPFFCDYGYNIEVGENFFANTNCVILDEAKVTFGDNVFIAPNCSFYTAGHPLDVEQRNKKIEYALPIHVGNNVWIGGNVVVVPGVTIGDNTTIGAGSVVTHDIPSGVLAAGNPCKVIRKLEE
- a CDS encoding SusC/RagA family TonB-linked outer membrane protein: MYLKRKRTTSLLMVALFSTNLLHANITYKANAAVVQQQAVCKGTVVDNNGDPVVGASVFAVSNGHKKGSVTDLDGNFEIDGIASGSSLTISYVGYKTQQVTWNGKDLKVTLQESSEMLDNVVVVGYGTQKKVNLTGAVSVVNSKQLESRPVTSVAQALQGEVPGLNFSVGNSGGSLNSRMSMNIRGIGTIGDGSNAAPLVLIDGSEGDLYSISPNDIESISVLKDASSSAIYGSRAAFGVILVTTKSGKDSRMNVSYNGNVRFSTATQIPEMPNSYDFARYWNDAAANSGAGSVPFSQDMLEKIKNHINGTPRPGEEATTTWQGTAANEPWSMYNGSWDNTNWFKEMYKSGVPSTEHNVSLSGGGSKVNYYLSGAVLSQQGLIRHGKDKLKRYNFSGKITANLKDWFTVTYNTKWVREDYSRPSYMTGLFFHNIARRWPTNPVFDPNGHYVHGNEILQMENGGLDATQNDKLYQQLALEFRPIKGWKIRLEGNYNTVNYHNHWDVLPIYYYDPDQNPVAAAWSGEYAAGKSNVGESMSKNNYYNGRFFTEYAFTLNDKHDFKFLAGLDMESNIYTYLSVSRADLITPTVPTLNNATNKDVKPGFSNTQWATMGAFGRINYAYDSRYLAEFSIRRDGSSRFIGDKTWGTFPSLALGWNIANEKFFKPLTKTVNTLKLRATYGALGNTNITALYPWFLSQPVSASASSWLVNGERVNISNAPGLVSPFLTWESVRSWNIGLDFGMFNNRLQGTFDYYVRTTKDMVGPAPAKPSILGADLPRENNSDMRSNGWDLEVRWRDRVGQVGYGIKLVLSDDFQTITRFYNPNRLLSKWCEGKRMGDIYGYQVEGIAQTNEQMTEWLANNKPSWGSDWAAGDVMYKDLNGDKKVNSGKSTYDDMGDLTKIGNSLPRYRFGITLDANWKGFDFLIFMQGVGKRDFWDASPYSVGANTGMWQAAAFKDHLDYWRPETDTNLGPNTNAFYPRPLFGAGGKNFQTSDRYLQNAAYMRIKNIQLGYTLPAAIASKIGASRIRFYFSAENLATFTKMNKIFDPEATGGDWGPGKLYPLQRTISFGLNLNF
- a CDS encoding RagB/SusD family nutrient uptake outer membrane protein: MKNIISNILKGGLPILCLGMTVTSCSDFLDRPPLDAISPGSYYTTADQLGTFPINYYTSIFPNNSGWWAGVATFDNGTDNQAARSGNTGMFLQDQWKVPTAGGIGMNAIRNVNKFINETEAKIAAGKITGSSDLINQYMGEAYFIRAMLYYDKLQTYGDFPISLTELNIDNDLVEANKRQPRNLVARQILSDMDKAIDKLQVNFASKVRINKNAALAMKSRMALYEATFEKYHRGTGRVPGDANWPGKNKEWNKNFTINQDDEVNFFLDQAIDAAKKVCDAVPLTTQNNHVMNPGTVGNFNGWNPYYDMFASPDLSKYPEVLLWRQFNSNLTPSLAHLTSNKLRGGAATGWTRGLVESFLMKNGLPIYASGSGYHGDTTVDLTKTDRDERLQLFVFGESNDLDIDQKSIDLINKQRVKEGKPTITKLLFDAATLFATDQASRDVTGYRQRKFYNYNPDMQLGQTFSDVDGQIIIRVEEAMLNYIEASYLRTGSLDATATGYWTALRARAGITAPISTTIAATDMTKEADVNRPSYDWAAFSAGQPVDATLYSIRRERRSEFAGEGLRNDDLIRWASLDQVKNYQIEGVNFWDQIYQNPSFVNDKGVSLIIADGGAKATMSAKELTKYIRPYQIQKTNNILYNGYTFYQAHYLSPFSYQEMQLCSPDGTAENSNLYQNIYWPVEANGEAIK